GCGTCGTGCGAAAGTTCACGCCCAAGGATCGGGGCGATGGCGGGCCGCTGATATTCGATGGCAGCCGGGTGGGCCAGGATCCCCGCTTCGCGGCCATTCCGAACGAAGATCTGGTCGAAGACACTGCTTACGGCAAACTGCCCGTCGTCGGCCCGGATGGTCTCCGCCCGGTCGAACAGTATGCACGGCCGTGGTCAGGTGCGCGCGGTACCCGGATTGCGATCGTGGTGGGTGGTCTCGGTCTGAGCCAGACCGGCACGCAGCGGGCAATCCGCGATTTGCCCGGCGAGGTGACGCTTGCGTTTGCGTCGAGCGGCAATAGCCTGCCGCGCTGGATGCAGGAGGCTCGCCGCGACGGCCACGAGATCCTGCTGCAGGTGCCGCTTGAGCCCTTTGATGACCCGGAAAACGATCCCGGTCCCCGTACGCTGCGGACCGATGCCAGTGCGAAGAAGAACCTGGACGATCTGCATCACGCGATGGGGCAGATTACCAACTACACGGGCATCATGAATTTCATGGGCGGCCGGTTCCTGTCGAGCGCGGATGCGCTGGAGCCCGTCATGCGCGATATTGCCGATCGCGGTCTCCTCTTCCTCGACGACGGTTCGTCGGCGCAGTCGGTGTCGGGAACCATCGCAGGCGCGCTGGAGATGCCGCACGTCTTCGCCGATCTGCAGCTCGACTCGACGCTTTCGCGCGATGCGATCCTGCGCAAGCTGGATGAGCTCGAACGCGTCGCCCGCCGCAATGGCACTGCGATCGGTGTTGCCTCTGCCTTTGACGAAAGCGTGCAGTCGATCGCGGACTGGAGCCAGGAAGCTGCGCAGCGCGGCATCGAGATCGTCGGCGTAGCCGCCCTTGCCGACCAGGGCCCGAAGCAATAGGCCCGAAGCAATAGGAATACCGATGAGCAAAGAAGCGAAGAAACCCCTGCGGCCCGAGGATCTGCCCTACCGACCATGCGTCGGCATCATGGTGCTGAACCGGGATGGCCTCGTCTGGGCGGGGCGGCGCATTGCGATCGGAAATTCTGAGTATGACGGCTCGCCGCAGCTTTGGCAGATGCCGCAAGGCGGCATCGACCGTGGCGAGGATCCACTGGCGGCCGCGTCGCGCGAGCTCTACGAGGAGACTGGCATCCGTTCGGCCCGGCTCATTGCCGATGCTGGTCGCTGGATCAATTATGACCTCCCGCCACATTTGATCGGCATCGGCCTGAAGGGAAAATACCGCGGCCAGACGCAGCGCTGGTACGCCTTCCGCTTTGAAGGCGAGGAAAGCGAGATTGCGATCAACCCGCCGCCCGGCGGCCATGAGCCGGAGTTCGACGCCTGGGAATGGAAGCCGATGCAGGCATTGCCCGAGTTGATCGTTCCGTTCAAGCGCAAGGTCTATGAGGAGGTCGTTGCGACCTTCGCCCATCTCGCGCCCTGACATCGGATCCGGATAGGGTATGCGGCAAAGCGCGAACGACTTCGCGGACCAGGCGCGCGTAGCATACTGACGTATCTCTCGTATATTACTTCAACCCGCTGAAGGGACGATCCAAAATCCCTCGGACCGTTGGAGGTGCGACATGACCGGTAACGACAAGTCGAATCCGAATGACGCTGTTCTCAGCGCCGAAGCGCTGCGCAAGCAAATTCTCGAAACACAACTCGCAGAGATGGAGAAAGAAGACAAACTGCGGGATCGCAAGAACGAAGAGCTGGCGAAGTTCACCGACGAATTTTTCCACAAACATGTCGGCGAACAGGAGCGGGCGATGATCCGCAATGTTGTGGCCCGCGCGGTCAAGGAAGGGAAAATGGAGGCCCTGGTCTACACGTTTCCTTCCGATTTCTGCACGGATAGCGGACGGGCAATCAACAACGCCGATCCGGACTGGCCGCAAACCCTTCAGGGCAAGGCAAAGGAGTTGTTTGACCGCTTCAAGGAAGTGGCGCAGCCTCAGGGCTACCGGCTGAAGGCAATGGTGATCAACTTCCCGGGCGGTGTTCCCGGCGATATCGGTTTCTACCTCAACTGGGAGCCACCGGTCGCCTGACGCGGCATGTTTCCAGGGTTTGGCGAAGCCAGATCTCTCGTCGAGAGGGAAGCACATGGACGACAGATCGTCTCCCGGCTCGCAACCCGTCGCATCCGACCAGCCCACGATCGAAAGGCGGGTTACCGATTTCGTGCGGCTGGGGGTGGTGGCCCTCTTTGCCTACTGGTCCTTCACCCTCGTCGCCCCGTTTCTCGTAATCGTGATCTGGGCGGGCATCCTCACCGTGGCGCTCTATCCCTGCTATCAGGCGCTCAGGGTCGCGCTTGGCGGCAGCAAGCGGCTGGCAGCGATACTGCTCACGCTCCTGAGCCTTGGCATCATCATTGGCCCGCTGGCCGCCATAGCGCTCAATTTCGTGGAAGCAACGCACTGGTTGATGATCAAGCTGGAAAGCGGGTCGTTGCAGATTCCGACGCCATCGGAAGGCATCAGGGAATGGCCGGTCGTCGGTGAGCGCGTCTATGAGGCCTGGCGCCTTGCATCCGAGAATTTGACAGGCGCGCTGGAACGTTTTGAGCCGTCGCTGCTGCAATTGGGCGGCGACGTTCTCGGTAAGGCCGCACGTGTCGGGTTCGGGTTGCTGAGTTTCATGGCGTCGGTGATCATTGCAGGGTTCTTCTTTGGTCACGGTCCGCAAATGGCCACCGGTATCAACCGTTTTGCCGATCGCATCGCTGGTGAACGGGGCATTGGCTTCGTTCGGTTGGCGGCCGCAACGATCCACAATGTTGCGAGAGGCGTCATCGGCGTCGCTATCTTCCAGGCTCTTCTCTCGGGGCTCGTCCTGTATTTCTTCGATATCCCGGCTTCCGGCGGGCTCACCTTCGCAATCCTGATCCTCTGCATCGTCCAGATAGGTCCGGCACCGGTGTTGTTTCCCCTCATCATCTGGGCGTGGATGACGAAGGATTTCACCTATGCACTGTCTTTGACGGCATTCCTGGTTCCGGTTGCGGTCATCGACAATGTCCTAAAGCCCATACTCGTGTCGCGCGGGCTTTCGACGCCGATGCTAGTTATCCTCATGGGCGTGATCGGCGGTACACTCTCCTATGGACTCGTCGGCCTGTTCCTCGGCCCGATCGTTTTGAGTGTGTTCTACGATCTTCTGGTCGCGTGGCTCCGTGGTCCATATACGCCGGAAAGCGGCAAGCCACCCCTGCCGTGGTCCGATCGAACGGAGTAGAGCGCAGCGTCAGGCAACGTCCGGCACGAATTTCCGAGGCGTCTTGTCTTCCTCATAGTCATCAGGACGCTTCTGGCGCTTGCCGAGGTCCGGCGCGTCGAACTTGACCTTCTCATAGGGAATCGACTTCAGGATGTGAGAAATGCAGTTGATCCGCGCGCGTTCCTTGTCGTCCGACGGGACGATCCACCATGGAGCAAAGTCTGTGTCGGTCATCCGCAGCATCTCGTCATAGGCGCGCGTGTAGTCCCACCACTTGCGATAGGATTCGACATCCATCGGGCTGAGCTTCCACTGGCGCACGGGATCGTCGATGCGACGACGAATGCGGCGCTCCTGTTCGTCCTCGCTTACGGTCAGGAAATATTTCAGTAAGATGGTTCCGCTTTCAACGATGGCAGCCTCGAACCGTGGCGCAAGTTCCAGGAAACGCCGGGCCTTCTTGTCGCTGCAAAAGCCCATGACGCGGTCGACGCCGGCCCGATTGTACCAGCTGCGGTCGAAGATCACGATCTCGCCGCCCGCCGGCAGGTGCGCGATGTAGCGCTGCATATACATCTGCGTTTTTTCGCGGTCGCTTGGCGCCGGCAGCGCCGCAACACGGAACACGCGCGGGCTTACGCGCTCGGTGATACGCTTGATAAGTCCCCCTTTCCCCGCAGCGTCGCGTCCCTCGAAGATGATCACGATTCGCGCGCCGGACTTCTTCACCCAGGCCTGAAGATAGGCGATCTCGACCTGCAGCTTCTCCATCTGCCTGTCGTAGTCGCGAACCTTCCCGCTCTCCTTGGAAGCATTCTCCTTCACATCGTGCTTCTTGTTCATCACATCTCTCCCGGTTGCCTACTTTGACGCATTGGCTGCGGTTTTGAATTCGGCGGCGCGAAACGCCTGGAGCGCGTCGTCCAGATCCTCAAACACATTCGATGGGCCAACGCGATCGATCAGCCCCCCGCGCATGAGGAGGGCCTTCGCCTCGGCATGCAGCTCGGCTAGGCAGAGGGCGACGCCGCGCGCGCCAAGGTCGGCGCGAACGTCCTCCAGCATGGCGACGGCGGTGCTGTCCATCTGGGCGATGGCCCCGGCATCGAGCACGAACCATCGTGTTTCCGGCGGCAGCGCCACGGCAATTTCGTTCAGCCGTCCCCGGACGTAGTCGGTGTTGAAGAACAGCAAATTGCCCTCAAGTATCCATATGACGAAACCGGGGACGCCCTGCGCTTCCGGGAAGCGGTGAAGCTTGTAGAAGCCGTCGCGTCCGCTGATGCGTCCAAGAAAAGCGTCGCGGGGAAACATCATGTTCCGCAGCAGGTACACGAGCGTTGCCGCGATCGCGATAACCACGCCATTGAGCACGCCCAAGCTGATGGCGCCCCACATGGTGATCAGTGCAAAGGCGAATTCCATCCGGCTGATCCGCCAGATCTGGCGCAGCTCATGGACATCGATCAGGCTGAGTGCCGCAGACACGAGAATGGCGGCGAGGGCTGCGACCGGC
The Rhizobium sp. ARZ01 genome window above contains:
- a CDS encoding RNA pyrophosphohydrolase; this encodes MSKEAKKPLRPEDLPYRPCVGIMVLNRDGLVWAGRRIAIGNSEYDGSPQLWQMPQGGIDRGEDPLAAASRELYEETGIRSARLIADAGRWINYDLPPHLIGIGLKGKYRGQTQRWYAFRFEGEESEIAINPPPGGHEPEFDAWEWKPMQALPELIVPFKRKVYEEVVATFAHLAP
- the ppk2 gene encoding polyphosphate kinase 2; amino-acid sequence: MNKKHDVKENASKESGKVRDYDRQMEKLQVEIAYLQAWVKKSGARIVIIFEGRDAAGKGGLIKRITERVSPRVFRVAALPAPSDREKTQMYMQRYIAHLPAGGEIVIFDRSWYNRAGVDRVMGFCSDKKARRFLELAPRFEAAIVESGTILLKYFLTVSEDEQERRIRRRIDDPVRQWKLSPMDVESYRKWWDYTRAYDEMLRMTDTDFAPWWIVPSDDKERARINCISHILKSIPYEKVKFDAPDLGKRQKRPDDYEEDKTPRKFVPDVA
- a CDS encoding AI-2E family transporter, whose translation is MDDRSSPGSQPVASDQPTIERRVTDFVRLGVVALFAYWSFTLVAPFLVIVIWAGILTVALYPCYQALRVALGGSKRLAAILLTLLSLGIIIGPLAAIALNFVEATHWLMIKLESGSLQIPTPSEGIREWPVVGERVYEAWRLASENLTGALERFEPSLLQLGGDVLGKAARVGFGLLSFMASVIIAGFFFGHGPQMATGINRFADRIAGERGIGFVRLAAATIHNVARGVIGVAIFQALLSGLVLYFFDIPASGGLTFAILILCIVQIGPAPVLFPLIIWAWMTKDFTYALSLTAFLVPVAVIDNVLKPILVSRGLSTPMLVILMGVIGGTLSYGLVGLFLGPIVLSVFYDLLVAWLRGPYTPESGKPPLPWSDRTE
- a CDS encoding divergent polysaccharide deacetylase family protein, which produces MGTDLNAPLGQNRKAASGRAGPPRFSATRVAATLAVVGVLGLSLWTALAPSGLLKGPPPIVVAQPTGEAGADGTSANAEGSEASSGVRRQRGQSGANIEETRTADGSVVRKFTPKDRGDGGPLIFDGSRVGQDPRFAAIPNEDLVEDTAYGKLPVVGPDGLRPVEQYARPWSGARGTRIAIVVGGLGLSQTGTQRAIRDLPGEVTLAFASSGNSLPRWMQEARRDGHEILLQVPLEPFDDPENDPGPRTLRTDASAKKNLDDLHHAMGQITNYTGIMNFMGGRFLSSADALEPVMRDIADRGLLFLDDGSSAQSVSGTIAGALEMPHVFADLQLDSTLSRDAILRKLDELERVARRNGTAIGVASAFDESVQSIADWSQEAAQRGIEIVGVAALADQGPKQ